A region from the Aeromicrobium choanae genome encodes:
- a CDS encoding TetR/AcrR family transcriptional regulator translates to MAETSPPQAAIPPRVLIDREHAERRIEQFWDERATGASRKILRGATLAFADLGYHGASTREIATRSGMSSAAVYIHFESKQELFHRIALEGHRASTGAFSQPARQAADPVGQLRLGVASFATWNAEMNLLSRSIEYEIRLQRGPEFADVWALRRAVDEHVLEILEAGVAEGTFRLADLEWAKITILSTCIDVARWYRHGSARTPTAIGFQYADLAMTLAGARHLSH, encoded by the coding sequence ATGGCCGAGACCAGCCCGCCGCAGGCGGCGATCCCCCCGCGGGTCCTGATCGACCGCGAGCACGCCGAGCGACGGATCGAGCAGTTCTGGGACGAACGGGCCACGGGCGCCTCGCGCAAGATCCTGCGCGGCGCGACCCTCGCGTTCGCCGACCTCGGCTACCACGGTGCGTCCACCCGCGAGATCGCCACGCGATCGGGCATGAGCTCGGCGGCGGTCTACATCCACTTCGAGTCCAAGCAGGAGCTGTTCCACCGCATCGCGCTCGAGGGACACCGGGCCTCCACGGGCGCCTTCAGCCAGCCCGCGCGGCAGGCCGCCGACCCGGTGGGCCAGCTCAGACTGGGGGTGGCGTCGTTCGCCACGTGGAACGCCGAGATGAACCTGCTGTCGCGCTCGATCGAGTACGAGATCCGGCTGCAACGCGGACCGGAGTTCGCCGACGTGTGGGCGCTGCGACGCGCTGTCGACGAACACGTCCTCGAGATCCTCGAGGCCGGCGTGGCCGAGGGCACCTTCCGGCTCGCCGACCTGGAGTGGGCCAAGATCACGATCCTGTCGACCTGCATCGACGTCGCGCGCTGGTACCGGCACGGGTCCGCGCGTACGCCCACCGCGATCGGCTTCCAGTACGCCGACCTGGCGATGACCCTCGCCGGCGCCCGCCACCTGTCGCACTGA
- a CDS encoding AMP-binding protein has translation MTTPQTLDSYLAEVRRLQDALRPAGIPNEVTYPAGEITIPAHVSHWAAERPDHLALALGDTRYTYAELDDAHRRVATWMSEHGVGRGDRVAVYLGNSTEFVIAFLALLRLGAVHVPVNPMFQPAELAYELLDSEPVLVVTNTALSATLEACADRVPAIPVLLTDGTGELGWESAVSAAPYAGDDGDLESLAALNYTGGTTGMPKGCQHSQRHMLYTVASAAAATAMPSDGSYVSLCYLPIFWIAGEDLGILIPLVLGGSSILMARWSAAEVVDTVEREHVTLMTGTVENYLELMDTQDLASRDLSSLLDPQAVSFVRKMTPEVRHRWAELVPGSVLRESAYGMTETHTIDAVPYGFAENDQDLLAEPVFCGIPVPGTDIAIVELGTQNPVPLGEVGEIIVRSPSVTDGYWRNEEATREQLVDGWIHTGDNGRIDEQGFLHYLGRRKEMIKVRGMSVFPADVEMLLAQHPAVDSVAVVPTDDPDTGQRPVAFVVPKAGSDVTAEELVTWSRANMATYKVPLVSVLGSLPMTATGKVRKNELADDAAALNSKVSS, from the coding sequence ATGACGACCCCGCAGACCCTCGACTCGTACCTGGCCGAAGTCCGCCGGCTGCAGGACGCCCTGCGTCCCGCCGGGATCCCGAACGAGGTCACGTACCCGGCCGGTGAGATCACGATCCCGGCCCACGTGTCGCACTGGGCGGCCGAGCGGCCCGACCACCTCGCGCTCGCCCTCGGCGACACCCGGTACACCTACGCCGAGCTCGACGACGCGCACCGCCGCGTGGCCACGTGGATGTCCGAGCACGGCGTGGGCCGCGGCGATCGCGTCGCGGTCTACCTCGGCAACTCCACCGAGTTCGTCATCGCCTTCCTGGCCCTGCTGCGCCTCGGCGCCGTCCACGTGCCGGTGAACCCGATGTTCCAGCCGGCCGAGCTCGCGTACGAGCTGCTCGACAGCGAGCCCGTGCTCGTCGTGACGAACACGGCGCTGTCGGCGACGCTCGAGGCGTGCGCCGACCGCGTCCCCGCGATCCCCGTCCTGCTGACCGACGGCACCGGCGAGCTCGGCTGGGAGTCGGCCGTGAGCGCGGCCCCGTACGCGGGCGACGACGGCGACCTCGAGTCGCTCGCCGCGCTGAACTACACGGGCGGGACGACCGGCATGCCGAAGGGCTGCCAGCACTCGCAGCGCCACATGCTCTACACCGTGGCCAGCGCAGCCGCGGCCACCGCGATGCCGTCCGACGGCAGCTACGTCTCGCTGTGCTACCTGCCGATCTTCTGGATCGCGGGCGAGGACCTCGGCATCCTGATCCCCCTCGTGCTCGGCGGCTCCAGCATCCTGATGGCGCGCTGGAGCGCCGCCGAGGTGGTCGACACCGTCGAGCGCGAGCACGTCACCCTCATGACGGGCACGGTCGAGAACTACCTCGAGCTGATGGACACCCAGGATCTGGCGTCGCGCGACCTGAGCTCGCTGCTGGACCCGCAGGCCGTCTCGTTCGTCCGCAAGATGACCCCGGAGGTCCGGCACCGCTGGGCCGAGCTCGTGCCCGGCTCGGTGCTGCGCGAGTCGGCCTACGGCATGACCGAGACCCACACGATCGACGCCGTGCCCTACGGCTTCGCCGAGAACGACCAGGATCTGCTCGCCGAGCCCGTCTTCTGCGGGATCCCGGTGCCCGGCACCGACATCGCCATCGTCGAGCTGGGCACCCAGAACCCCGTCCCGCTGGGCGAGGTCGGCGAGATCATCGTGCGCAGCCCCTCGGTCACCGACGGCTACTGGCGCAACGAGGAGGCCACCCGCGAGCAGCTGGTCGACGGGTGGATCCACACCGGCGACAACGGCCGCATCGACGAGCAGGGCTTCCTGCACTACCTCGGTCGCCGCAAGGAGATGATCAAGGTCAGGGGCATGAGCGTGTTCCCCGCGGACGTCGAGATGCTGCTGGCCCAACACCCCGCCGTGGACTCGGTCGCGGTCGTCCCCACCGACGACCCCGACACCGGCCAGCGCCCCGTGGCGTTCGTCGTCCCCAAGGCCGGCTCGGACGTCACCGCCGAGGAGCTCGTGACGTGGTCGCGCGCGAACATGGCCACCTACAAGGTGCCGCTCGTCTCGGTGCTCGGCTCCCTGCCGATGACCGCCACCGGCAAGGTGCGCAAGAACGAACTGGCCGACGACGCGGCCGCGCTCAACTCCAAGGTCTCGTCGTGA
- a CDS encoding TetR/AcrR family transcriptional regulator yields the protein MTQGWAIREDHDRADAQRHGELLTAARAAFEELGYGATTIAEITRRAGVSRATFYVYFASKEQVFAVLAEQVRDRFLRAQDLSGIDRDAVDEVLHRTIATTLEATVENLALMTVLNHQAVADEEMRRLWREIQGEAVHRTATYVSQQARAGRVEPVADPEALGMMGAGMNDRYAPLVVAGETTVDEAVEEMHRIWMACLGH from the coding sequence ATGACTCAGGGCTGGGCGATCCGCGAGGACCACGACCGGGCGGACGCGCAACGGCACGGCGAGCTGCTCACCGCGGCTCGCGCGGCGTTCGAGGAGCTCGGCTACGGCGCCACCACGATCGCCGAGATCACGCGCCGGGCCGGCGTCAGCCGCGCCACGTTCTACGTCTACTTCGCGTCGAAGGAGCAGGTCTTCGCCGTCCTCGCCGAGCAGGTGCGCGACCGCTTCCTGCGCGCCCAGGACCTGTCCGGGATCGATCGCGACGCCGTCGACGAGGTGCTGCACCGCACGATCGCGACCACGCTCGAGGCGACGGTCGAGAACCTCGCGCTGATGACCGTCCTCAACCACCAGGCGGTCGCCGACGAGGAGATGCGCCGCCTCTGGCGCGAGATCCAGGGCGAGGCCGTGCACCGCACGGCCACGTACGTCAGCCAGCAGGCCCGCGCCGGCCGGGTCGAGCCGGTGGCCGATCCCGAGGCGCTGGGCATGATGGGCGCCGGGATGAACGACCGCTACGCGCCCCTCGTGGTGGCCGGCGAGACCACCGTGGACGAGGCCGTCGAGGAGATGCACCGCATCTGGATGGCCTGTCTCGGCCACTGA
- a CDS encoding acetyl-CoA carboxylase family protein, producing the protein MKVLIANRGEIAHRIERAVRALDWTPQHVHTAEEAGSADPESYLLPKAGVAGYLDVEAIVAAAVLTGSDLVHPGYGFLSESAELARACEASGLVFVGPEPTTLELFGDKGSAREHALAHGVPVLDATGRDASLAEVAALLERHPAGIMIKAVSGGGGRGMRPVTDAADLAEAYDRCRSEAERAFGNASVYAERLLATAKHIEVQVLGDGTGVVTLGERECSVQRRHQKVIEVAPSPSLTDAHRERLTTWAKDLTDPLGYRGLATVEFLVNADLLRRGGPLDAVFIEVNPRLQVEHTVTEEVTGTDLVRAQLLVAAGHRLDEAGVPTDVQPRPGVVAIQSRVNAEEVVGGTVVSTTGTVTAFSAPDGVRVDTGIAAGTVVDGTFDSLLAKVVTVTEGDHATACADADAAVAALRIDGVRTNVPLLRELLAHDAVRSGEVTTAWLDRLLADRADTERTTDESGTVTSVMNGTVLAVSVKPGDTVGPKSPLATLESMKMEHPVTAGFAGTVTEVLVGAGEQVAAGQPIAVVAPDDTVDHQHAEDADVDLDHIRPDLAELHDRIARTRDASRTEAVAKRHARGHLTAREWVDLLVDEGTFTEYGALTVAAQRQRRTLDDLMDNTPADGIITGLGTINGDDAGASRRCAVLAYDYTVLAGTQGYFNHKKTDRLLELARDRKLPVVLFAEGGGGRPGDTDTADLLAAGLNVRTFATMGSLSGVVPTVGILTGRCFAGNAALLGCCDVIIGTEDANLGMAGPAMIEGGGLGVFTPEQIGPMSVQAPNGVVDIVVGDDAEAISVAQRYLSYFQGGRTAWEAADQRRLRHVIGENRKQVYDIRTVIDALVDTDSVLELRREFGTGAITALVRIEGRAYGLVANNPAHLGGAIDADAADKMARFLQLCDAHGLPVVSLCDTPGFMVGPESEQTATVRHFSRLFVIAAHLKVPMTTIVLRKAYGLGAQAMAAGGFAQTTATVSWPTGEIGGMGLEGAVRLGFSKELAAIEDEQARAERYEELVAQHYEAGKAINGAMKLELDEVIDPADTRRWIVATLGDWEGEGSHRYVDTW; encoded by the coding sequence ATGAAGGTCCTGATCGCCAACCGCGGCGAGATCGCCCACCGGATCGAGCGCGCGGTCCGTGCGCTCGACTGGACGCCCCAGCACGTGCACACCGCCGAGGAGGCGGGCAGCGCGGACCCCGAGAGCTACCTGCTCCCGAAGGCCGGCGTGGCCGGGTACCTCGACGTCGAGGCCATCGTGGCCGCCGCGGTGCTGACCGGATCGGACCTGGTGCACCCGGGCTACGGATTCCTCAGCGAGAGCGCGGAGCTCGCGCGGGCGTGCGAGGCCTCGGGGCTCGTCTTCGTCGGCCCGGAGCCGACCACCCTCGAGCTGTTCGGCGACAAGGGCAGTGCCCGGGAGCACGCGCTGGCCCACGGCGTGCCGGTCCTCGACGCGACCGGCCGCGACGCCTCCCTCGCCGAGGTCGCTGCCCTGCTCGAGCGTCACCCCGCCGGGATCATGATCAAGGCCGTCTCCGGTGGCGGCGGACGCGGCATGCGCCCCGTCACCGACGCCGCCGACCTCGCCGAGGCCTACGACCGCTGCCGCTCCGAGGCCGAGCGCGCCTTCGGCAACGCGTCCGTCTACGCCGAGCGGCTGCTCGCCACCGCCAAGCACATCGAGGTGCAGGTGCTGGGCGATGGCACGGGCGTCGTCACGCTCGGCGAGCGCGAGTGCTCGGTGCAGCGCCGCCACCAGAAGGTCATCGAGGTCGCGCCGAGCCCGTCGCTGACCGACGCCCACCGCGAGCGACTGACCACGTGGGCGAAGGACCTCACCGACCCCCTGGGCTACCGCGGCCTGGCCACGGTCGAGTTCCTCGTCAACGCCGACCTGCTGCGCCGCGGGGGCCCGCTCGACGCCGTGTTCATCGAGGTCAACCCGCGGCTCCAGGTGGAGCACACGGTCACCGAGGAGGTCACCGGCACCGACCTCGTGCGGGCCCAGCTGCTCGTGGCGGCCGGCCACCGTCTCGACGAGGCAGGCGTGCCGACCGACGTGCAGCCCCGCCCCGGCGTCGTCGCGATCCAGTCGCGCGTGAACGCCGAGGAGGTCGTCGGTGGCACGGTCGTCTCCACCACTGGCACCGTCACCGCCTTCTCCGCCCCCGACGGCGTCCGCGTCGACACGGGCATCGCCGCGGGCACCGTCGTCGACGGCACGTTCGACTCCCTCCTCGCGAAGGTCGTCACCGTCACCGAGGGCGACCACGCCACCGCGTGCGCCGACGCCGACGCGGCGGTCGCCGCCCTGCGGATCGACGGCGTGCGGACCAACGTCCCGCTGCTGCGCGAGCTGCTGGCGCACGACGCCGTCCGCAGCGGCGAGGTCACCACCGCGTGGCTCGACCGCCTGCTGGCCGATCGCGCCGACACCGAGCGCACCACCGACGAGTCCGGCACCGTGACCTCGGTCATGAACGGCACGGTGCTGGCGGTGTCGGTGAAGCCCGGCGACACCGTGGGACCGAAGTCGCCGCTCGCGACCCTCGAGTCGATGAAGATGGAGCACCCCGTCACGGCCGGGTTCGCCGGCACCGTCACCGAGGTCCTCGTCGGGGCCGGCGAGCAGGTGGCGGCCGGCCAGCCGATCGCCGTCGTCGCACCCGACGACACCGTCGACCACCAGCACGCCGAGGACGCGGACGTCGACCTCGACCACATCCGCCCCGACCTCGCGGAGCTCCACGACCGGATCGCCCGCACCCGCGACGCCTCCCGGACCGAGGCCGTCGCCAAGCGGCACGCCCGAGGCCACCTCACCGCGCGCGAGTGGGTCGACCTGCTCGTGGACGAGGGCACCTTCACCGAGTACGGCGCGCTGACCGTCGCGGCCCAGCGGCAGCGCCGCACCCTCGACGACCTCATGGACAACACGCCCGCCGACGGCATCATCACCGGCCTCGGCACGATCAACGGCGACGACGCCGGTGCCTCGCGTCGCTGCGCCGTCCTGGCCTACGACTACACGGTGCTCGCCGGCACGCAGGGCTACTTCAACCACAAGAAGACCGACCGCCTGCTGGAGCTGGCGCGCGACCGGAAGCTGCCGGTCGTCCTGTTCGCCGAGGGCGGCGGCGGTCGACCCGGCGACACCGACACGGCCGACCTGCTGGCCGCCGGGCTGAACGTGCGCACCTTCGCCACGATGGGCTCACTGAGCGGCGTCGTGCCGACGGTCGGCATCCTCACGGGCCGCTGCTTCGCCGGCAACGCGGCCCTGCTCGGCTGCTGCGACGTCATCATCGGCACCGAGGACGCCAACCTCGGCATGGCCGGCCCGGCGATGATCGAGGGCGGCGGGCTCGGCGTCTTCACCCCCGAGCAGATCGGCCCGATGTCGGTGCAGGCCCCGAACGGGGTGGTCGACATCGTCGTCGGCGACGACGCCGAGGCGATCAGCGTGGCCCAGCGCTACCTCTCGTACTTCCAGGGCGGACGCACCGCGTGGGAAGCCGCCGACCAGCGCCGGCTGCGCCACGTCATCGGCGAGAACCGCAAGCAGGTCTACGACATCCGCACGGTCATCGACGCGCTCGTCGACACCGACAGCGTGCTGGAGCTGCGCCGCGAGTTCGGCACCGGCGCGATCACCGCACTGGTGCGGATCGAGGGCCGGGCGTACGGACTCGTCGCGAACAACCCCGCCCACCTCGGCGGCGCGATCGATGCTGACGCGGCCGACAAGATGGCCCGGTTCCTGCAGCTGTGCGACGCGCACGGCCTGCCCGTCGTGTCGCTGTGCGACACCCCCGGCTTCATGGTCGGTCCGGAGAGCGAGCAGACCGCCACGGTGCGCCACTTCAGCCGGCTGTTCGTGATCGCCGCGCACCTGAAGGTGCCGATGACCACGATCGTCCTGCGCAAGGCCTACGGGCTGGGCGCTCAGGCGATGGCGGCCGGCGGCTTCGCCCAGACCACCGCGACGGTCTCGTGGCCCACCGGCGAGATCGGCGGCATGGGTCTCGAGGGCGCCGTGCGGCTCGGCTTCTCCAAGGAGCTGGCCGCCATCGAGGACGAGCAGGCCCGGGCCGAGCGCTACGAGGAGCTCGTCGCCCAGCACTACGAGGCCGGCAAGGCGATCAACGGCGCGATGAAGCTCGAGCTCGACGAGGTCATCGACCCCGCCGACACCCGCCGCTGGATCGTGGCCACCCTCGGCGACTGGGAGGGCGAGGGATCGCACCGCTACGTCGACACCTGGTGA
- a CDS encoding thioesterase family protein, protein MTALPTLEELEPLGALFTRTVPERYQDLNGHVNVRGHYDLHMDAAEESWERQVGLDQAFLDRTGQSSFSLTHHVQFHREILVGHEVSTHLRILARGPKTVHAVTIVANRTTGEIASTLEFVEAYVDLTTRRTAPFAPDVAERIDELLEQHAALPWSLPPSHRLGTTRPTE, encoded by the coding sequence GTGACCGCCCTGCCCACGCTCGAGGAGCTCGAGCCGCTCGGCGCGCTCTTCACCCGGACGGTGCCCGAGCGGTACCAGGACCTCAACGGCCACGTGAACGTGCGCGGGCACTACGACCTGCACATGGACGCCGCCGAGGAGTCCTGGGAGCGTCAGGTGGGCCTCGACCAGGCCTTCCTCGACCGCACCGGGCAGAGCTCGTTCAGCCTCACGCACCACGTGCAGTTCCACCGGGAGATCCTCGTGGGCCATGAGGTCTCGACGCACCTGAGGATCCTGGCCCGCGGACCCAAGACGGTCCACGCCGTCACGATCGTGGCCAACCGCACCACCGGCGAGATCGCCAGCACCCTGGAGTTCGTCGAGGCCTACGTGGACCTGACGACCCGCCGCACGGCACCGTTCGCGCCGGACGTGGCCGAGCGCATCGACGAGCTCCTCGAGCAGCACGCCGCGCTGCCGTGGTCGCTGCCGCCGAGTCATCGCCTCGGCACCACGCGCCCGACCGAGTGA